The DNA sequence CTCCTTCTAAGCGGTGAGCTTGGCGCGACCCTTACGACGACGAGCCGAGACGATTGCACGACCGGCGCGGGTACGCATACGGGTACGGAAGCCGTGCACGCGTGCACGACGACGGTTATTTGGTTGGAACGTCCGCTTGCCCTTTGCCACGGTTGTTCTCCTCTACGTAACGCGGAGGCTGACCGGGATCAGCCGTCCGTTCAAATGTGAAATGACAGTTTTGAGATGCCCCGGGTGGCAAGATTTCTCCACCTGTGGCGCGCAGGGTCCACACAGACGCGCGGCGGGGTAGTGCGTGCCGCGGCCCGAATTCAGTGCCGACTCTGCTCTCACACACACCCTCCGGCGAAGTTCTCAGGCCGGTGAAGACATGAGGCGACGTGTCCGGTGGTGTGACAGACCATGCCAGACTACGCGAATGCGCGGACCTCGAACAAATCGACACGCCCACTCGTTCACCTGGGGCGAGCGGGGGCACCTGAAATAACATCATTGTCTTTCAGTGCTGGTTACCGGGG is a window from the Corynebacterium testudinoris genome containing:
- the rpmH gene encoding 50S ribosomal protein L34, coding for MAKGKRTFQPNNRRRARVHGFRTRMRTRAGRAIVSARRRKGRAKLTA